The Thermus brockianus genome window below encodes:
- a CDS encoding enoyl-CoA hydratase/isomerase family protein, translating into MVQVERGRVYRLYLNDPERRNPLSPAMVEGLLKALDEAEEDPEAKAVVLTGKGQAFSAGADLAFLERVTEMGAEENYRHSLSLMRLFHRLYTFPKPTVAAVNGPAVAGGAGLATACDLVVMEEGAKLGYTEVKIGFVAALVSVILVRAVGEKVAKDLLLTGRLLEAKEAKALGLVNRLSPPGKALEVAVALAEEVAQNAPSSLRLTKELLLALPGMGLEDGFRLAALANAWVRETGDLKEGIRAFFEKRKPRF; encoded by the coding sequence ATGGTCCAGGTGGAACGCGGGCGGGTCTACCGCCTTTACCTGAACGACCCCGAGCGGCGCAACCCCCTCTCCCCCGCCATGGTGGAGGGCCTCCTGAAGGCCCTGGACGAGGCGGAGGAAGACCCCGAGGCCAAGGCGGTGGTCCTCACGGGAAAGGGCCAGGCCTTTAGCGCTGGGGCGGACCTGGCCTTTTTGGAAAGGGTCACGGAGATGGGGGCGGAGGAAAACTACCGCCACTCCCTTTCCCTCATGCGCCTCTTCCACCGCCTCTACACCTTCCCCAAGCCCACGGTGGCGGCGGTGAACGGCCCGGCGGTGGCGGGCGGGGCCGGGCTGGCCACCGCCTGCGACCTCGTGGTCATGGAGGAGGGGGCCAAGCTCGGCTACACCGAGGTCAAGATCGGCTTCGTGGCCGCCCTGGTCTCCGTGATCCTCGTGCGGGCCGTGGGGGAAAAGGTGGCCAAGGACCTCCTCCTCACGGGGCGCCTCCTGGAGGCGAAAGAGGCCAAGGCCCTGGGCCTTGTGAACCGCCTAAGCCCCCCGGGAAAGGCCCTGGAGGTGGCGGTGGCCCTGGCGGAGGAGGTGGCGCAAAACGCCCCCTCCTCCTTGCGCCTCACCAAGGAGCTCCTGCTCGCCCTGCCGGGGATGGGCCTCGAGGACGGCTTCCGCCTCGCCGCCTTGGCCAACGCCTGGGTGCGGGAAACGGGGGACCTCAAGGAGGGCATCCGCGCCTTCTTTGAGAAAAGGAAGCCCCGTTTCTGA
- the infC gene encoding translation initiation factor IF-3, translating into MKEYLVNERIRAKQVRVIGPDGQQLGIMDTREALRLAEEQDLDLVLVGPTADPPVARIMDYSKWRYEQQVAEKEARKKAKRTEVKSIKFRVKIDDHDYQTKLNHIKRFLEEGHKVKVTIMFRGREMSHPELGERLLNRVAEDLKGLAVVEMKPELLGRDMNMLLAPAKVSA; encoded by the coding sequence ATAAAGGAGTACCTGGTAAACGAACGCATCCGCGCCAAACAGGTGAGGGTCATCGGACCCGACGGGCAGCAACTCGGCATCATGGACACGCGGGAGGCCTTGCGCCTTGCGGAGGAGCAGGACCTGGACCTGGTCCTGGTGGGCCCCACCGCCGACCCCCCCGTGGCCCGCATCATGGACTACTCCAAGTGGCGCTACGAGCAGCAGGTGGCGGAGAAGGAGGCCCGGAAGAAGGCCAAGCGCACCGAGGTCAAGTCCATCAAGTTCCGGGTCAAGATTGACGACCACGACTATCAGACCAAGCTCAACCATATCAAGCGCTTCCTGGAGGAGGGGCACAAGGTCAAGGTCACCATCATGTTCCGGGGGCGGGAGATGAGCCACCCCGAGCTTGGGGAAAGGCTTTTGAACCGCGTGGCCGAGGACCTCAAGGGCCTTGCCGTGGTGGAGATGAAGCCCGAGCTTTTGGGCCGGGATATGAACATGCTCCTGGCGCCCGCCAAGGTGTCTGCCTAG
- the rpmI gene encoding 50S ribosomal protein L35 yields MPKMKTHKGAKKRVKVTASGKVVAMKTGKRHLNWHKSGKEIRQKGRKFTLAKPEAERIKLLLPYA; encoded by the coding sequence ATGCCAAAGATGAAGACCCATAAGGGCGCCAAGAAGCGGGTAAAGGTGACCGCTTCGGGCAAGGTGGTGGCCATGAAGACGGGCAAGCGGCACCTCAACTGGCACAAGTCCGGTAAGGAGATCCGGCAGAAGGGGCGGAAGTTCACCCTGGCCAAGCCCGAGGCGGAGCGGATCAAGCTCCTCCTCCCCTACGCGTAA
- the rplT gene encoding 50S ribosomal protein L20 has translation MPRAKTGVVRRRKHKKILKLAKGYWGLRSKSVRKARETLFAAGNYAYAHRKRKKRDFRKLWIVRINAACRQHGLNYSSFIHGLKKAGVELDRKVLADLAVREPQVFAELVEKAKAARASA, from the coding sequence ATGCCGCGCGCCAAAACCGGGGTTGTCCGCCGCAGGAAGCACAAGAAGATCCTGAAGCTCGCCAAGGGTTACTGGGGCCTCCGCTCCAAGAGCGTGCGCAAGGCCCGGGAAACCCTCTTCGCCGCCGGGAACTATGCCTATGCCCACCGCAAGCGGAAGAAGCGGGATTTCCGCAAGCTCTGGATCGTGCGCATCAACGCCGCTTGCCGCCAACACGGGCTCAACTACTCCTCCTTCATCCACGGCTTGAAGAAGGCGGGGGTGGAGCTGGACCGCAAGGTCTTGGCGGATCTGGCGGTGCGGGAGCCCCAGGTCTTTGCCGAGCTCGTGGAGAAGGCCAAGGCCGCCCGGGCCTCGGCCTAA
- a CDS encoding COG2426 family protein has protein sequence MPPELYVVLVAALPVVELRGAIPLGVALGLPPWEAFLLSLLGNLLVAPVALALLPWAVGLATRNPFFARLWRALEARVRLRGEEQVQRLGALGLFLFVAVPLPGTGAWSGAVLAVVLGLRRRYALLAISLGVLGAGLIVLLLTGGAVAGLNYLR, from the coding sequence ATGCCGCCTGAGCTTTACGTGGTCTTGGTGGCCGCCCTGCCCGTGGTGGAGCTAAGGGGGGCGATCCCCTTGGGGGTGGCCTTAGGGCTTCCCCCGTGGGAGGCTTTCCTCTTAAGCCTTCTCGGCAACCTCTTGGTGGCTCCCGTGGCCCTGGCGCTCCTGCCCTGGGCGGTGGGCCTGGCCACCCGCAACCCCTTTTTCGCCCGGCTGTGGCGGGCCCTCGAGGCCCGGGTGCGGCTTAGAGGGGAAGAGCAGGTCCAGCGGCTTGGGGCCCTAGGCCTTTTCCTCTTTGTGGCCGTGCCCCTTCCGGGCACCGGGGCTTGGAGCGGGGCGGTCCTCGCCGTGGTGCTCGGGCTTAGGCGGCGCTACGCCCTCCTGGCCATCTCCTTGGGGGTCTTAGGCGCGGGGCTTATCGTCCTCCTCCTTACCGGGGGGGCGGTGGCCGGGCTAAACTACCTGCGATGA
- a CDS encoding glycerol-3-phosphate acyltransferase has protein sequence MSVFLFPLAYLVGALPLGHWLARRRGVDLRTASPYTLGLENAFRRLGVGLTLLAFVLDFLKGYLPLLLGRALGLSLAELLLLGIAAYLGHLYPLFLRDPWPLRAKGAGVLLGIVAGLPLPPALGMVPVALGLTLYALTGYASLGALGLPLGLLLAGFPGGWGGAERLLALGLFLLALWRYKENLGRILEGTEPKLGNPLPLPSERQVVCAFLIHPLTLEDFWQSPRFRWLRPLVRLGLLRQGWMEWLAERFRPMKVGEVRGVKTADGREVLCHLISAPLLPHQIKGKPELAVKRAIQGARLARELGATVVGLGAFWSVVGEKGKKVQEAVPGIEVTNGGAYTAGTVKAAIPQILAHFAQSGKDLKATTAAVVGANGVVAFGIARQIAPLVGRLVLVGRDLERLGRAAETLRKNLERKGEAPEIRVSTEVAAIREADLVFTATSDPNPVIYPEHVKPGAWIYDEGVPPDVHPSVREVPGVRVIPGGVVRLPGEAWATLDLHFGAPNQVPACLAETMILAAEEAFDRKSLGGEVRAENIQFFVERAEALGFRVVD, from the coding sequence ATGAGCGTTTTCCTCTTCCCCTTGGCCTACCTGGTGGGGGCGCTTCCTTTGGGCCACTGGCTTGCCCGGCGGCGGGGGGTGGACCTGCGCACGGCAAGCCCCTACACCTTAGGCCTAGAGAACGCCTTTAGGCGCCTGGGCGTGGGGCTTACCCTCCTGGCCTTTGTCCTGGATTTCTTGAAAGGGTATTTGCCCCTTCTTTTGGGGCGTGCCCTCGGGCTTTCCCTGGCGGAGCTTCTCCTTTTGGGGATAGCGGCCTACCTGGGCCACCTCTACCCCCTTTTCCTCCGCGACCCTTGGCCGCTTCGGGCCAAGGGGGCCGGGGTCCTCTTGGGCATCGTGGCGGGGCTTCCCTTGCCCCCCGCCTTGGGGATGGTGCCCGTGGCCTTGGGCCTTACCCTTTACGCCCTCACGGGCTACGCCTCCTTGGGGGCCTTGGGGCTTCCCTTGGGCCTCCTCTTGGCGGGGTTCCCCGGGGGGTGGGGCGGGGCGGAAAGGCTTCTCGCCTTGGGGCTTTTCCTCCTCGCCCTTTGGCGCTACAAGGAAAACTTGGGCCGGATCCTCGAGGGCACCGAACCTAAGCTGGGAAACCCCTTGCCCCTTCCCTCGGAGCGGCAGGTGGTCTGCGCCTTCCTCATCCACCCCCTCACCCTGGAGGATTTCTGGCAAAGCCCCCGGTTTCGCTGGCTTAGGCCTTTGGTCCGCCTGGGGCTTCTGCGGCAGGGGTGGATGGAATGGCTGGCGGAGCGCTTCCGCCCCATGAAGGTGGGGGAGGTGCGCGGGGTCAAGACGGCGGATGGGCGGGAGGTGCTCTGCCACCTGATCTCCGCTCCCCTTCTGCCCCACCAGATCAAGGGGAAGCCGGAGCTGGCGGTAAAGCGGGCCATCCAGGGGGCGAGGCTTGCCCGGGAGCTTGGGGCCACGGTGGTGGGTCTTGGGGCCTTTTGGAGCGTGGTGGGGGAGAAGGGGAAGAAGGTACAGGAAGCGGTGCCGGGGATTGAGGTGACCAACGGGGGCGCCTACACCGCGGGCACGGTAAAGGCGGCCATCCCCCAGATCCTCGCCCACTTCGCCCAAAGCGGCAAGGACCTAAAGGCCACCACCGCCGCCGTGGTGGGGGCCAACGGGGTGGTGGCCTTCGGCATTGCCCGGCAGATCGCCCCCCTGGTGGGCCGGCTTGTCCTGGTGGGGCGGGACCTGGAACGGCTTGGGCGGGCGGCGGAGACCTTGAGGAAGAACCTGGAGCGCAAAGGGGAAGCCCCGGAGATCCGGGTAAGCACCGAGGTGGCGGCCATCCGGGAGGCGGACCTCGTCTTCACCGCCACCAGCGACCCCAACCCCGTCATCTACCCCGAGCACGTGAAGCCCGGGGCCTGGATCTACGACGAGGGGGTGCCCCCGGACGTCCACCCCTCCGTGCGGGAGGTGCCGGGGGTGCGGGTCATCCCCGGAGGGGTGGTGCGGCTTCCCGGGGAGGCGTGGGCCACCTTGGACCTCCACTTCGGCGCTCCCAACCAGGTGCCCGCCTGCCTGGCGGAAACCATGATCCTGGCGGCGGAGGAGGCCTTTGACCGCAAGAGTCTCGGGGGGGAGGTTAGGGCGGAGAACATCCAGTTCTTCGTGGAGCGGGCGGAGGCCTTGGGCTTCCGGGTGGTGGATTAG
- the mqnB gene encoding futalosine hydrolase — MWLLLSPTALEAPFLEGEAFSFLGRKGLRGRGFVYLETGIGKVNAALTLALWAATHKVEKALLLGIAGAYPGSGLRPGDLVLVGEEVEADLGVREGLKALGFSAWEQEGERFYNRFPLDKGLTQNLARRLGLRVVTGLTRDLVSESLEEALALAHRWNAALENMEGAAFARACLALGIQGAELRAISNPAGVRDKGAWRVKEAVAALEKAVARLLEG; from the coding sequence GTGTGGCTTCTCCTTTCCCCCACGGCCCTCGAGGCCCCCTTCCTGGAAGGGGAGGCCTTCTCTTTCCTCGGGCGCAAGGGGCTTAGGGGAAGGGGCTTCGTCTACCTGGAAACGGGCATCGGCAAGGTGAATGCCGCCCTAACCCTGGCCCTTTGGGCGGCCACCCACAAGGTGGAAAAGGCCCTCCTCTTGGGCATCGCCGGGGCCTATCCGGGTAGCGGCCTCCGCCCGGGGGATCTGGTCCTGGTGGGGGAGGAGGTGGAGGCGGACCTGGGCGTAAGGGAGGGCCTAAAGGCCCTGGGCTTTTCCGCTTGGGAGCAGGAAGGGGAGCGCTTCTATAACCGCTTTCCCCTGGACAAGGGCCTCACCCAGAACCTGGCCCGGCGCCTGGGCCTTCGGGTCGTCACCGGCCTCACCCGGGACCTGGTTTCGGAAAGCCTCGAGGAAGCCCTGGCCTTGGCCCACCGGTGGAACGCCGCCCTGGAGAACATGGAAGGGGCAGCCTTCGCCCGGGCCTGCCTCGCCCTCGGCATCCAAGGGGCGGAGCTTCGGGCCATCTCCAACCCTGCGGGCGTCCGGGACAAGGGGGCTTGGCGGGTGAAGGAGGCGGTGGCGGCTCTGGAAAAGGCAGTGGCCCGCCTCTTGGAAGGGTAA
- a CDS encoding superoxide dismutase: MPYPFKLPELGYPYAALEPHIDAQTMEIHHQKHHGAYVNNLNAALEKYPYLHGVELEVLLRHLAALPQDIQMAVRNNGGGHLNHSLFWQLLTPGGAKEPVGELKKAIDEQLGGFQALKEKLTQAAMGRFGSGWAWLVKDPFGKLHVLSTPNQDNPVMEGFTPIVGIDVWEHAYYLKYQNRRADYLQAIWNVLNWDVAEAFYKKA, from the coding sequence ATGCCGTATCCGTTTAAGCTACCCGAGCTCGGTTACCCCTATGCGGCCCTAGAGCCCCACATTGACGCCCAGACCATGGAGATCCACCACCAGAAGCACCACGGGGCCTACGTGAACAACCTCAACGCCGCCCTGGAGAAGTACCCCTACCTCCACGGCGTGGAGCTGGAGGTGCTCCTCCGCCACCTGGCCGCCCTGCCCCAGGACATCCAAATGGCGGTGCGCAACAACGGGGGCGGGCACCTGAACCATAGCCTTTTCTGGCAACTCCTGACCCCGGGTGGGGCCAAGGAGCCCGTGGGGGAGCTCAAGAAGGCCATTGACGAGCAACTGGGGGGCTTCCAGGCGCTAAAGGAAAAGCTCACCCAGGCGGCCATGGGCCGCTTCGGCTCGGGCTGGGCCTGGCTTGTCAAGGACCCCTTCGGCAAGCTCCACGTCCTCTCCACCCCCAACCAGGACAACCCCGTGATGGAGGGCTTCACCCCCATCGTGGGCATTGACGTCTGGGAGCACGCCTACTACCTGAAGTACCAAAACCGCCGGGCGGATTACCTCCAGGCCATCTGGAACGTGCTCAACTGGGACGTGGCGGAGGCTTTCTACAAGAAGGCCTAA
- the fumC gene encoding class II fumarate hydratase codes for MEYRIERDTMGEVKVPADKYWGAQTQRSLEHFKIGAWRFRMPLEVIRAYGMLKKAAARANLELGELPEEIAKAIIQAAEEVVQGKLDEHFPLVVFQTGSGTQTNMNVNEVIANRASEILGKPLGSKYVHPNDHVNRGQSSNDTFPTAMYVATALALHQRLYPAAEALIATFEEKAKAFDSIVKIGRTHLMDAVPITLGQEIGSWAAQLRNTLGMVKEAEKGLYNLAIGGTAVGTGLNAHPRFGELVARYLAEETALPFRVAQNRFAALAAHDELVHAMGALRTLAGALMKIGNDIRWLASGPYGGIGEIFIPANEPGSSIMPGKVNPTQVEALTMVVVRVYGNDHAVAFAGSQGNFQLNVYKPVMVDAALESINLLADAMESFNEHLAKGIEPNLERIEEHLQKNPMLATALNKAIGYDKAAEIVKKAIKEKKSLKQAALELGYLTEEEFDRIVVPLKLAKPHEG; via the coding sequence ATGGAATACCGGATTGAGCGGGACACCATGGGCGAGGTGAAGGTGCCGGCGGACAAGTACTGGGGAGCCCAGACCCAGCGTTCCCTGGAGCACTTTAAGATTGGGGCCTGGCGCTTCCGCATGCCCCTAGAGGTCATAAGGGCCTACGGGATGCTAAAAAAGGCCGCCGCCAGAGCCAACTTGGAGCTGGGCGAACTCCCCGAGGAGATCGCCAAGGCCATCATCCAGGCGGCGGAGGAGGTGGTCCAGGGCAAGCTGGACGAGCACTTCCCCCTGGTGGTCTTCCAGACGGGTTCGGGCACCCAGACCAACATGAACGTGAACGAGGTCATCGCCAACCGGGCCTCGGAGATTCTGGGCAAGCCCCTGGGGAGCAAGTACGTCCACCCCAACGACCACGTGAACCGGGGCCAGAGCTCCAACGACACCTTCCCCACCGCCATGTACGTGGCCACGGCCCTGGCCCTCCACCAACGGCTTTACCCGGCGGCGGAAGCCCTCATCGCCACCTTTGAGGAGAAGGCCAAGGCCTTTGACAGCATCGTCAAAATCGGGCGCACCCACCTCATGGACGCCGTGCCCATCACCCTGGGGCAGGAAATCGGCAGCTGGGCCGCCCAGCTAAGGAACACCCTGGGGATGGTGAAGGAGGCGGAAAAGGGCCTCTACAACCTCGCCATCGGGGGCACCGCCGTGGGCACGGGCCTCAACGCCCACCCCCGCTTCGGCGAACTGGTGGCCCGGTACCTGGCGGAGGAGACGGCCCTTCCCTTCCGGGTGGCCCAGAACCGCTTCGCCGCTTTGGCCGCCCACGACGAGCTGGTCCACGCAATGGGGGCTTTGCGCACCCTGGCCGGGGCCCTCATGAAGATCGGGAACGATATCCGCTGGCTGGCCTCGGGGCCTTACGGGGGAATCGGGGAGATCTTCATCCCGGCCAATGAGCCCGGCTCCTCCATCATGCCCGGCAAGGTGAACCCTACCCAGGTGGAGGCCCTCACCATGGTGGTGGTGCGGGTCTATGGCAACGACCACGCCGTGGCCTTTGCCGGAAGCCAGGGGAACTTCCAGCTCAACGTCTACAAGCCGGTGATGGTGGATGCGGCCCTCGAGTCCATCAATCTCCTGGCAGACGCCATGGAGTCCTTCAACGAGCACCTGGCCAAGGGGATTGAGCCCAACCTGGAGCGGATTGAGGAGCACCTGCAGAAGAACCCCATGCTGGCCACCGCCCTGAACAAGGCCATCGGGTACGACAAGGCGGCGGAAATCGTGAAAAAGGCCATCAAGGAGAAAAAGTCCCTAAAACAGGCGGCCTTGGAGCTGGGCTATCTCACGGAAGAGGAATTTGACCGCATCGTGGTGCCCCTAAAGCTGGCCAAGCCCCACGAGGGCTAG
- a CDS encoding TerC family protein, with protein MEWLANPEVWIALVTLTVLEVVLGVDNVIFISILASKLPKEEQDRARVLGLSLAAVTRILFLLSIAWIMALKKPLFALMGHEVTGKDLVLIAGGLFLIYKSVKEIHEKLEGEPGHAVKRVAPSFASVIAQVLLLDIVFSIDSVITAVGLTRYVPVMVAAILISVAIMLLASKGIYAFVNEHPTVKMLALSFLLLIGFTLVAEGSGVHIPKGYIYFAMGFAVFVEWLNLRAGLRGKPVKLHQPYEEEG; from the coding sequence ATGGAGTGGCTCGCTAACCCCGAGGTCTGGATCGCCCTCGTCACCCTCACGGTGCTGGAGGTGGTCCTGGGCGTGGACAACGTGATCTTCATCAGCATCCTGGCTTCCAAGCTTCCCAAGGAGGAGCAGGACCGGGCCCGGGTCCTGGGCCTAAGCCTGGCGGCGGTAACCCGCATCCTCTTCCTCCTCTCCATCGCCTGGATCATGGCGCTTAAGAAACCCCTCTTCGCCCTTATGGGCCACGAGGTCACGGGGAAGGACCTGGTCCTCATCGCCGGAGGGCTTTTCCTCATCTACAAGTCTGTGAAGGAAATCCACGAGAAGCTGGAAGGGGAACCGGGGCATGCCGTGAAGCGGGTGGCCCCGAGCTTCGCCAGCGTCATCGCCCAGGTCCTCCTATTGGACATCGTCTTTTCCATTGACTCCGTGATCACCGCCGTGGGCCTCACCCGCTATGTGCCCGTGATGGTGGCGGCCATCCTCATTTCCGTAGCCATCATGCTCCTGGCCTCCAAGGGGATCTACGCCTTCGTGAACGAACACCCCACGGTGAAGATGCTCGCCCTAAGCTTCCTCCTCCTCATCGGCTTCACCCTGGTGGCGGAAGGGAGCGGGGTCCACATCCCCAAGGGCTACATCTACTTCGCCATGGGCTTCGCCGTCTTCGTGGAGTGGCTAAACCTCAGGGCGGGGCTAAGGGGCAAGCCCGTGAAGCTCCACCAGCCCTACGAAGAGGAAGGGTAA
- a CDS encoding YpdA family putative bacillithiol disulfide reductase translates to MVDVLVVGAGPVGLAAAIEAKRLGLSHLVLERGTVAETIYRFPRDLVFFSESKNIEIGGHPLVSHGPKPTRKEALLYYQRVAEREALGVLTYTEVLRIQGQEGAFQVFAREGRGERTFLARYVVLATGYYGNPNRLGVPGEDLPHVLYRYEEGAAFFGRKVAVVGGSNSAVEAALELYRAGARVTLVHRGRWVRPSVKYWLLPDFENRVKEGSIAALMEAEVEAITPEGLWLRRPAGRAFLEADFVLVLIGYRAEDRLLREAGVAYEGETPRLSPEFETSIPGLFAVGSCAYGPETRSVFIENGREHAKVALAAIARRLAP, encoded by the coding sequence ATGGTGGACGTGTTGGTGGTGGGGGCTGGACCCGTGGGGCTTGCCGCTGCCATAGAGGCCAAGCGCCTTGGGCTTTCCCACCTGGTTTTGGAAAGGGGCACGGTGGCGGAGACCATCTACCGCTTTCCCCGGGACCTGGTCTTCTTCTCCGAGAGCAAGAACATAGAAATCGGCGGACACCCTCTGGTGTCCCACGGCCCCAAGCCCACCCGCAAGGAGGCCCTCCTCTACTACCAGCGCGTGGCGGAGCGGGAGGCCCTGGGTGTCCTCACCTATACCGAGGTCTTGCGCATCCAGGGCCAGGAGGGGGCCTTCCAGGTTTTCGCCCGGGAGGGGCGGGGGGAGAGGACCTTTCTCGCCCGCTACGTGGTCCTGGCCACGGGCTACTACGGCAACCCCAACCGCCTTGGGGTGCCCGGGGAGGACCTGCCCCATGTCCTTTACCGTTACGAGGAAGGGGCGGCCTTTTTCGGCCGCAAGGTGGCGGTGGTGGGGGGGAGCAACTCGGCGGTGGAGGCGGCCCTGGAGCTTTACCGGGCTGGGGCGAGGGTGACCCTGGTCCACCGGGGGAGGTGGGTGCGCCCCAGCGTCAAGTACTGGCTTCTTCCCGACTTTGAAAACCGGGTAAAGGAGGGGAGCATAGCGGCCCTTATGGAGGCGGAGGTGGAGGCCATAACCCCTGAGGGCCTTTGGCTTAGGCGCCCCGCGGGGCGGGCGTTTTTGGAGGCGGACTTCGTGCTGGTCCTCATCGGCTACCGGGCCGAGGACCGCCTTCTCCGGGAAGCCGGGGTGGCTTACGAAGGGGAAACGCCTCGCCTAAGCCCTGAGTTTGAAACCTCCATCCCGGGCCTTTTCGCCGTGGGTTCCTGCGCCTATGGCCCTGAAACCCGTTCGGTTTTCATAGAAAACGGCCGGGAACACGCCAAAGTGGCCCTTGCCGCCATCGCCAGGCGGCTTGCCCCTTGA
- the ilvB gene encoding biosynthetic-type acetolactate synthase large subunit translates to MKGAEALLKALEREGVEVIFGHPGGAIMPTYDALYDSRIRHILVRHEQGGVHAATAYARASGRVGVVMATSGPGALNLVTGLADAYMDSTPVVAITGNVPRALIGTDAFQEADVTGVTMPITKHNYLVQDVNDLPRVVKEAFHIAATGRPGPVLIDVPKDVQLAEFTGDFDVELDLPGYKPTTKGHPKQIERALDALEKAERPILMVGGGAQHAHAELLAFAEKTGLPVITTLMGLGAFPGNHPLWLGMPGMHGTVAANRAIHHADVILAIGLRFDDRVTGKVSRFAPHAHTIIHVDIDPAEIGKVVRTHVPIVGDARLVLKEMLKGAKPLKLAGWWRELEEWRTRYPLRWKPKPHLQSQEVIRAFFEATGGNAIVTTGVGQHQMFAAQFFPVTRPRSFITSGGLGTMGVGLPFAIGAKFARPDELVIDFDGDGSFQMTLQELATVVKYGLDVKVVILNNGYLGMVRQWQDLFHAKRYSEVYLADSNPDFARLAEAYGIRGIKVERKEDLRKGVEAVLNADGPVVAEFKVYHEEGVFPMIPAGGAAEDMILEHPEEKAEVEA, encoded by the coding sequence ATGAAGGGAGCGGAGGCACTCTTAAAGGCGCTGGAACGGGAAGGGGTGGAGGTGATCTTCGGCCATCCGGGCGGGGCCATCATGCCCACCTACGATGCCCTCTACGACAGCAGGATCCGCCATATTCTGGTGCGCCACGAACAGGGAGGGGTGCACGCGGCCACGGCCTATGCCCGGGCGAGCGGCCGGGTGGGGGTGGTCATGGCCACCAGTGGCCCCGGGGCGCTGAACCTGGTCACGGGGCTCGCCGACGCCTACATGGACTCCACCCCGGTGGTGGCCATCACCGGAAACGTTCCCCGGGCCCTCATCGGCACGGACGCCTTCCAGGAGGCGGACGTCACCGGGGTTACCATGCCCATCACCAAGCACAACTACCTTGTCCAGGACGTGAACGATCTCCCCCGGGTGGTCAAGGAAGCCTTCCACATCGCCGCCACGGGGCGCCCGGGGCCCGTCCTGATTGACGTTCCCAAGGACGTGCAGCTCGCCGAGTTTACGGGGGACTTTGACGTGGAGCTGGACCTGCCCGGCTACAAGCCCACCACCAAGGGCCACCCCAAGCAGATTGAGCGGGCCCTGGACGCCCTGGAAAAGGCGGAAAGACCCATCCTGATGGTGGGGGGTGGGGCCCAGCACGCCCACGCCGAGCTCCTCGCCTTCGCCGAGAAGACCGGCCTGCCCGTCATCACCACCCTGATGGGCCTCGGGGCCTTCCCCGGCAACCATCCCCTGTGGCTTGGGATGCCGGGAATGCACGGCACCGTGGCCGCCAACCGGGCCATCCACCACGCCGACGTGATCCTGGCCATCGGCCTTCGCTTTGACGACCGGGTCACGGGCAAGGTTTCCCGCTTCGCTCCCCACGCCCACACCATCATCCACGTGGACATAGACCCGGCGGAGATCGGCAAGGTAGTGCGCACCCACGTCCCCATCGTGGGGGACGCCCGGCTTGTCCTTAAGGAGATGCTCAAGGGGGCGAAGCCCCTGAAGCTTGCGGGCTGGTGGCGGGAGCTGGAGGAGTGGCGCACCCGCTACCCCTTGCGCTGGAAGCCCAAGCCCCACCTGCAAAGCCAGGAGGTGATCCGGGCCTTCTTTGAGGCCACCGGGGGGAATGCCATCGTCACCACGGGGGTGGGGCAGCACCAGATGTTTGCCGCCCAGTTCTTCCCCGTGACCCGGCCCCGGAGCTTTATCACCTCGGGGGGCCTGGGTACCATGGGGGTGGGGCTTCCCTTCGCCATCGGGGCCAAGTTCGCCCGACCGGACGAGCTCGTCATTGACTTTGACGGGGACGGTTCCTTCCAGATGACCCTGCAGGAGCTGGCCACGGTGGTGAAGTACGGCCTGGACGTCAAGGTGGTCATCCTGAATAACGGCTACCTGGGCATGGTGCGCCAGTGGCAGGACCTCTTCCACGCCAAGCGCTACTCCGAGGTCTACCTGGCGGACTCCAACCCCGACTTCGCCCGCCTGGCCGAGGCCTACGGCATCCGGGGCATCAAGGTGGAGCGGAAGGAGGACCTGAGGAAGGGCGTGGAGGCGGTCCTGAACGCCGATGGGCCCGTGGTGGCGGAGTTTAAGGTGTACCACGAGGAAGGGGTCTTCCCCATGATCCCTGCGGGGGGTGCCGCCGAGGACATGATCCTGGAGCACCCCGAGGAGAAGGCGGAGGTGGAGGCGTGA
- the ilvN gene encoding acetolactate synthase small subunit, whose product MRHVISVLVQDHPRVLNRITSLFARRGFNLESLAVGTTHMPGLSRISLVVSGDDHTLEQVEKQLNRLIEVLKVTDHSEPHVERELCLVKVHVAGVEERLAVKDIQEAFRARVVDVAQKSLILELTGDSKKVDSFIEALRPYGILEVMRTGAVAMSRGERTLKVREKREAV is encoded by the coding sequence GTGAGGCACGTGATCTCGGTCCTGGTGCAGGACCATCCCCGGGTTCTGAACCGCATCACAAGCCTGTTCGCCCGCCGGGGCTTCAACCTGGAAAGCCTGGCTGTGGGGACGACCCACATGCCCGGCCTTTCCCGCATAAGCCTGGTGGTTTCCGGGGATGACCACACCCTGGAGCAGGTGGAAAAGCAACTGAACCGGCTTATAGAGGTGCTCAAGGTCACCGACCACTCCGAGCCCCACGTGGAGCGGGAGCTTTGCCTGGTGAAGGTCCACGTGGCCGGGGTGGAGGAGCGGCTTGCGGTGAAGGACATCCAGGAGGCTTTCCGGGCCCGGGTGGTGGACGTGGCCCAGAAGAGCCTCATCCTGGAGCTCACCGGCGACTCCAAGAAGGTGGATTCCTTTATTGAGGCCCTGAGGCCTTATGGGATCCTCGAGGTCATGCGCACCGGGGCCGTGGCCATGAGCCGGGGCGAGAGGACCCTTAAGGTCAGGGAAAAACGGGAGGCGGTATGA